GACGGCGAGTACCAGTCGAACAACCAGCGGCGGGCCCGCGCCAACACCGGTGAAGGCCTGGACCTGATGCGCTGTTCCGGGCAGGGCACGGTCTACCTTGCCAATCTCGCGCAGTACATCCACGTCGTGGACGTCGAGCAGGAGGGCATGACGGTCGACAGCGCCTATGTCCTGGCGCTCGACTCCACACTGCACACCGAGGTCATCGCGGTGGACAGCCAGTACGGTATCTCCGGCTCCGGGAAGTACCAGCTCAATATCTCCGGCCGGGGCAAGGTCGCGCTGATGACCTCCGGGCAGCCACTGATGATGCAGGTCACGCCGGACAAGTACATCAACGTGGATGCCGACGCGATCGTCGCCTGGTCCTCCGCGCTGCGCGTCCAGATGCAGGCGCAGACACACTCCTCCGGCGTACGGCGTCGGCGCGGCAGCACCGGCGAGGGCTGGGAACTCAGCTTCCTCGGCCAGGGCTTCGCGCTCGTGCAGCCCAGCGAGGTCATGCCGCCGCAGAGTGCGGAGATCGGACAGGGCCTGCGCGCCCAGTACGGCGTGGGCCAGCACGGGGCTCACGCCCAGAACCAGAACAACGCCTGGAACTGACACACGCCAGGCACACAGGTCATACAGGTAAGGGGCGGCTCATACAGGTAAGGGGCGGCCTCCATAAGAGGCCGCCCCTTACTGACGCTTCTTCCTCACGCCCCGGCTCATGAGCGGCTCGCTACAGCGCCGCACGCGTACGCTCAAGCAGTCGTACGACCGACTCGTCGGCCACACCCGCCACCTCGTCGTACGCGAACCAACGCAGATCCAGCGACTCCTCGCTGATCTCCTCGACCGCCCCGGCCGGAGCCAGCGCCGCGTACTGCACATCGAGATGCCAGTGGCACGGCGCCGGAATCGCATGCCGGTCCAGCCGCACAGGACCACCGGGCAGCAGAGTCAGCCCGTGGATCCCGGACTCCTCCGTGGCCTCGCGCAGCGCGGCCAGGGCCAGCGTCGCGTCGTCAGGTTCGCAGTGGCCGCCCATCTGCAGCCACATGCCGAGCTTCTTGTGCAGTGTCAGCAACGCCCGGCCGCGCTCCGGGTCGACCACCAGCGCGCTCGCGGTGAGATGCCCGGCCCGGCAGGCCTTCCACATCCCGTCCGGGTGCGCCGCCAGGTGGTCCAGATAGACCTGCCGAAGCTCCTCCTGATCCTCGTAGCCCTTCAGTACGAGTACGGCGTCGTCGTGCAGGCTCACTGGTCCTTGTCGCCCTCGTCGTCCTTGGTGCCCTTCTGGGGGTCGTCCTTCTTGAGGTCGTCCTTGTCGAGCTTCGGTTTGCCGCTGCCGCCCGCCGCCTCACCGAGCATCTTGTCCAGCTCCGAGAAATCGAGCTGCTCACGGTGGACGAAGCCGTCCGGATCGTCCAGGTCGGTGGCCGTCGGCAGCATGTCCGGGTGCTCCCACAGTCCGTCCCGCCCGTCCACGCCCCGTGCGTCGGTGAGCGAGGCCCACAGCCGTGAGGCGTCCCGCAACCGGCGCGGACGCAGCTGAAGACCGATCAGCGTCGCGAATGTCTGCTCGGCGGGACCGCCGGAGGCCCGGCGCCTGCGCAGCGTCTCCCGCAGGGCGTCCGCCGACGTCAGACGGGTCGAGGCCGCCTCGTGCACCACCGCGTCGACCCAGCCCTCGACCAGCGCGAGCGCGGTCTCCAGGCGGGCCAGCGCCGCCTTCTGTTCCGCGGTGTCCTCCGGCTGGAACATGCCCTGCTGGAGAGCCTCCTGCAGCTGCTCGGGATGCGTCGGGTCGAACTGGCCGACCACATCCTCCAGCTTGCTCGTGTCGACCTTGATCCCGCGGGCGTACCCCTCGACCGCGCCGAACAGATGCGAGCGCAGCCACGGCACATGGGCGAAGAGCCGCTGGTGGGCGGCCTCGCGCAGGGCCAGATACAGCCGCACCTCTTCCTTCGGCACGCCGAGGTCCTTGCCGAACACCTCAATGTTCAACGGCAGCAGCGCGGCCTTGCCGGCCGGGCCGAGCGGCAGGCCGATGTCGGTCGAACCGACCACCTCGCCCGCCAGCACACCCACGGCCTGCCCGATCTGCTGGCCGAACATCGCGCCGCCCATGGAGCGCATCATCCCGATCAGCGGGCCCGCCATGGCCTGCATCTCCTCGGGCAGCACATCGCCCATGGCCAGGCCGACACGCTCGGCGACCGGGTCGACGAGCTGCTGCCACGCCGGGAGCGTCGCCTCGACCCACTCGGCACGGCTCCACGCCACGGCGGTGTTCGCGCCGGAGGGCAGCGAGGTCGCTCCGTCCAGCCACAGGTCGGCGAGCCGTACGGCCTCCTCGACCGCGGTGCGCTCGGCCGGACCCACACTCTGGTCCTTGGTGCCGTCCGGCGTGCCCTGCGAGACCGTCTGGCGCGCGATCTGCTTGGCCATGTCCCAGTTCACGGGACCGCCCTCGTAGCTCAGCATCTGGCCGAGCTGCTGGAAGGCCGCGCCCAGGTCGTTCGGATTCAGCGAACCGAACATCGCGGCGAACGGATTGTCACCGCCGCCCCCACCGAACCCGAAGGGATTCGTCGGGAACTGCCCGCCGGAGCCCTGGCCACCTCCGGCGGGATCCTTCTTCTTGCCCTCGTCGCCGTTCTCCGGCTCCTCCGGCGGAAGGCCGAATCCGAATGGGGTGTCACTCACGGGTTTCCTCGGCTCGTAGGGCCGCCGGCTTCCTGCCGACGGCGACTGCCCGACAACACCACCCAGCGTAGACATCCGGGCCGCATATGGGCTCGGTGCTCCGCCGACTCTTGGCCTGCGGCAGGATGGACGCCACCTGGTGCGGACGCGTCGTTCGCGTACGTACTGAAGACAACCGCTGGAGACGCCTGGTGAGTTCCCCAGATCCGCAGGTTCGCGCAGCGCGAAACCAATCAACCCCGGCCTCAGGCCGCGGGTCCCACGGCCGTGGTCCCGTCGTCGCGGTCACCGGCGCCGCCTCCGGCGTCGGTGACCTGCTTGTCCGGCGCCTGGCCGCTTCCGAGGAGATCAAGCAGGTCGTCGCCATCGACGAGCGCCGGGGCGAGGTCTCCGAGGCGCACTGGCACATCCTCGACGTACGTGACCCGGCCATCGCGGAGAAGCTGCGCGGTGCGGACGTGGTGGTGCACCTGGCCCTCGATCTCGACCTGGAGACCGACTCCGCCGCCCGTACGGCGTACAACGTGCGCGGTACCCAGACCGTCCTGACCGCCGCCGCGGCGGCCGGTGTCCACCGGGTCGTCCTGTGCACCTCGGCGATGGTGTACGGGGCGCTGCCCGACAACGACATCCCGCTCTCCGAGGACGCGGAGCTGCGCGCCACCGCAGAGGCCACGGGCGTCGGTGACCTGCTGGAGATCGAGCGCCTGGGCCGCCGGGCACCCCGCGCCCACCCCGGGCTCAACGTCACGGTGGTAAGACCCGCGGTCCTGGTGGGCGGCACTGACACGGCGCTCACCCGCTACTTCGAGTCGCCGCGTCTGCTCGTGGTCGCCGGATCGCGTCCCACCTGGCAGTTCTGCCATGTCGAGGACCTGGTGAGCGCGCTCGAGTACGCCGCTCTGGAGAAGGTCGACGGGGAACTCGCGGTCGGTTGCGACGGCTGGCTGGAGCAGGAGGAGGTCGAGGAGCTCAGCGGCATCCGCCGGATGGAGCTGCCCTCGGCGGTCGCCCTGGGGGCCGCGGCCAGGCTCCACCGGATCGGCCTGACCCCGTCCCCGGCCGGTGACCTGGCGTACACCATGCACCCCTGGGTGGTCAGTGTGAGCCGGCTGCATGACGCGGGCTGGCGGCCCCAGTGGACCAATGAGGAGGTCCTCGCCGCGCTGCTGGAGGAGGTGGAGGGCCGCCACACCGTCGCGGGCCGCCGCCTGGGCCGCAAGGACGCCACGGCTGCGGGTGCGGCGGGTGCGACGGTCGCGCTGCTCGGCACGGCGGCCCTGGTGCGCCGTGCCCGCAAGGCGCGGCGCCGTATCTAGCGCCCGCGGGCGCTGTGGGCGGTCTGTAGGAGGCTCCAGGACGGTGTGTCACCGACCGGTCGAAAGAGCTATTCCGAGTTGTCAGTGCGGTACGGCACGATGGAAGGCATGGCAAGCAGGTACGACCACCCCGGCGAGCAAGCGGCGGACGACCCCATCCGTCTGCTCGCGATCCGCGACACCCCGCTCTCTCTCGACGAGGTCTTCGCGGCCGTCGGCGACGACGCGGCGGGCGGCACCGCGCTGTTCGTCGGCACCGTGCGCAACCACGACGGCGGCGCCGATGTCGACACTCTCGGGTACTCGTGCCACCCCACGGCCGAGGCCGAGATGCGCCGCATCGCGGAGAAGGTCACCGTGGACTTCCCCGTTCGGGCGCTGGCCGCCGTCCACCGTGTGGGTGACTTGGAGGTCGGAGATCTGGCGGTCGTGGTCGCCGTGTCCTGCCCGCACCGTGGGGAGGCCTTCGAGGCCTGCCGGAAGCTGATCGACGACCTCAAACACGAGGTGCCGATCTGGAAGCACCAGAAGTTCTCCGACGGCACGGAGGAGTGGGTCGGAGCCTGCTGAAACCCTCACAGAGCTCAAGCACCCCGATTTGCGTAACCGCCCCCCTGCCATGAGCGTTGGACTGGCAGATGGCTAATCTGCTGATCACTCAGTTGGGTTTGCTCATGGGGTAGGGAGGTCGTGATGGCAGCGCTCGCTTGGTTGCTGATTCCGCTTTTCGCTGCCGTCGGTGCGGCGATATGGGGAAGCTGGGCTTCACGGAACCGGACGACCGGGGATGTGGCCGAGCTTGCCGGATATGCGCGGTTCCGCGACGCGATGGAGAAGACGGACTCCGGTACTGATACCGCGTAACCGGGTACGACCCGGCCGCCGACCGTACGCAGTTGCCACCCCGCCACGTACGGACCGGCCCCGAAGGTGGTCTGACAAACCCGTCCCGTACTGTCGTTCCATGCCACGCCGCACCGCGACGATGCTCGCTTCCACCCTCGTTTTCATTGCGCTGCTCTGCGCAGGGGTGTTCATCCCAGTGCCGTACTCGGAGATGTCGCCCGGGCCGACGGTGAACACCCTGGGCGCGGCCGGTGGAGAGCCGGTGCTTCAGATCTCCGGCCGCAAGACCTACCCGACGACCGGTCACCTCAACATGACCACGGTCAGGGTCACCGGTGCGGACTACAAGATGAACATCGTCGAGGCGGTCTACGGCTGGCTGGCCCATGACAACGTGGTGGTGCCGCACGACACGCTCTACCCGGACGGGAAGACGGAAGAGCAGTCCACGCAGGAGAACGCCGAGGAATTCACCCAGTCGCAGGAGAGCGCGAAGGTTGCCGCGCTGGAGCAGCTGAGGATCCCGGTGAAGTCGCGTGTCGTGGTGTCCACGGTTCTCAAGGACACGCCGTCGGAGAACCGGCTGCACGCCGGTGACGTCATCCGGGCCGTGGACGGCACACCCGTCAAGGAGCCGGCCGACGTCGCCAAGCTGGTCGTGAAGCACAAGCCCGGCCAGGACGTCGCCTTCACGATCGTGCCGGCGAAGGACGCGGCTGCGGCGGAGAAGGCCGGGAAGGAACCCCGGACCACCGAGAAGGTCACGATCACCACGGTGAAGTCGGGCAAGGGCGACCGGGCGATCGTCGGCATCCAGGCCGGGACCGACCACACGTTCCCGTTCGGTATCGACATCAACCTGGCAGATGTGGGCGGGCCGAGTGCGGGTCTGATGTTCGCCCTCGGCATCGTCGACAAGCTCACGCCGCAGGATCTGACGGGCGGGAAGTTCGTCGCGGGCACGGGGACGATCGACGACAAGGGCAAGGTCGGGCCGATCGGCGGCATCGAGATGAAACTGGTCGGCGCGCGGAACGCGGGGGCGCAGTACTTCTTGACGCCCGTGGACAACTGCGCGGCGGCCGCGTCGGACATCCCGGACGGGCTGACGCTGGTGAAGGTGAACACGATCGCCGATGCGGCGACGTCGCTGCAGAAGATCAAGTCGGGGGACACGGCGGCGCTGCCGGCCTGCGCGCCGAGCTGATGCCGGGGGCGCTGCCCCCGACCAGCCCCTTCCCGGAACCGGGGGCTCCCTGCCCCGGGAGCGCGTGGTGCCGCACCCCGGATGCCGCCCGCCCCGTTGCCCGGCCGGCCGCGGGCTCACACAGCAAACCGCCGCACCCGATCCCTCACGATCCGGTACGGCGGTGCCCTCACCCGCCGCTAGGCCTCGAACGTCGCCGCAAGCGCCTCCGCCAAGCCCGGGACCAGGTCCGAACCCGTCAGGACTTCCGTCGGAGAGTCCTTTTCGCGCAGGCGTACCGCCGATTCGCGGGCGCCGTCGCGCAGGACCGCCACGGTCATGCGGACCTCCTGGCGCTTCGGGTGGCCGGCGACCCACTTGGTGAGCGCCGCTTCGTCGAGGCCGTCCGGGACTGAGGACTCCGCGGACGGTGGGAGCATCAGGCGCTCCACTGTCAGTGCGCAGCCTGCCACCGCCTCCGGCCAGGCGATCGTGGCGAGGAACTCGTCCAGCGCCTTGCCGGCGGGGATTTCGTCCTGCTCGATCGGGGTGAGCGGCGCGGCCGCCTCGTCACTGTCGAGGCCGAGCTGGGCCGCGAGGCCCGGCTCCTGGGAGCGCAGGTGGGCGGTGTCGACGAGCGCGAAGAGCCTGGCCGGCTGGTCCCAGCCGAGCCCTGATGCGTACTCGTCGATTTCGAGCACGGCTCGGGTGAGCGGGCTCGCGGCCGTCGGGGGGCCGGAAGAGGAATCGTTGGACATGGGCAATATCCTGCCTCCTTCCGGGCCCGGGACGGGAACTAGGTAAAGCCTCAGTAAGTTGCATCAGTGGGCTCTACGATCGCGGGGCCCGATTTCCCACGACCGCGAACTTAGAGGTGCGCACGTTGGCTTTCCAGATGCCGGACCGCGGCGGAGGCCCGACCGGGCCACGGATCAGAGTGGGCCGGCCGTCCCGGCGTGTCCGCACCCTGCTCATGACACTGGGCGTGCTGGCCGTGCTGGCCATGGCTTTCGTCATGTTCGCCGGGTTCTGGACCGACTGGCTCTGGTACCGCTCGGTCAAGTACTCCTCCGTCTTCACCACCACCCTGTGGACCAAGATCGGGCTGTTCGCTGTCTTCGGGCTGCTGATGGCCACAGCCGTCGGTGTGAACATCTGGCTCGCGCACCGGCTGCGGCCACCGCTGAGCGCCATGTCGCTGGAGCAGCAGAGTCTTGACCGCTACCGGATGAGCATCGCCCCGTACAAGAAGTGGGTGCTCCTCGCGATCACCGCTCTCGTCGGGCTGATCGCCGGAGCCTCCGCCACCGGACAGTGGCGCACTTGGCTGATGTGGGTCAACGGCGTCTCCTTCGGCCAGAAGGACCCGCAGTTCCACATGGACGTGTCGTTCTACGCGTTCGATCTTCCCTGGTACCGGTTCTTGCTCGGCTTCGGCTTCGCGGCCGCCGTGCTCTCGCTGATCGCCGCCGCGCTGACCCACTATCTGTACGGCGGGCTGCGCATCACCAGCCCCGGCGCCCGGGCGACGGGCGCGGCCACCGGTCATCTCTCCGTGCTGCTCGGTGTCTTCGTCTCGCTCAAGGCCGTCGCGTACTGGCTCGACCGGTACGGCCTCGCGGTGAAGTCCAGTGACTTCAAGGCCACCGGCAACTGGACGGGTCTGCGCTTCGTCGACGCCAACGCCTACCTCCCGGCCAAGACGATCCTCTTCTGCATCGCGGTCATCTGCGCCCTGCTCTTCTTCGCGACGCTCTGGCGCCGCACTTGGCAGCTGCCGGTGATCGGCTTCGGGCTGATGGTCCTGTCGGCGATCCTCATCGGCGGCCTCTACCCGGCGATCGTGCAGAAGTTCCAGGTCCAGCCGAACGAGCAGGCCAAGGAAAGCCCCTACATCAAGAAGAACATCGAGGCCACGCGGCACGCGTACGGAATCGACAACGCCAACCCGGAGGACTACTCGGGCAAGGGCGACCCCAAGCGGAAGGCCCAGCAGCGCGCCGATGCCCCCACGGCGGCAAGCTACCGCCTGGTCGACTCGAACGTGGTCTCACCCGCTTTCCAGCAGCTCCAGCAGGAGCGTAAGTACTACCAGTTCCCCGCGACCCTCGACGTCGACCGGTACCCCGGAACCGACGGCAAGCCGCAGGACACGGTCATCGGTCTGCGCGAGCTCAACATCAAGGGCATCCAGAAGCGCAACTGGATCAACGACCACTTCACGTACACCCACGGCTACGGCGCGATCGCGGCCAAGGGCACGAACACCATCACGGACCCGGACAAGGGCACCGTCGGCTCCCCCGACTTCACCGAGTCCGGGCTGCCGACCAGCGGCCAGCTCGGCAAGTACGAGCAGCGGATCTACTACGGCGAGAAGACCGAGCAGTACTCCATCGTCGGTGGCCCGCAGAAGGAACTCGACTACGAGAAGAACGGTGAGGAGACCACCAGCTACAAGGGCAAGAGCGGGGTCAACCTCTCCAGCCCGCTGAACCGCGCAGCGTACGCCGTCGCCTTCAGCGAGCCGCAGATCCTCTATTCGGGAGCAGTCGGCGAGGGCTCGCGGATTCTCTACAACCGCACGCCCAAGGAGCGCGTCGAGGCGGTCGCCCCCTGGCTGACCATTGACGGCGACGCCTACCCGGCGGTCGTCGACGGCCGCATCCAGTGGATCGTCGACGCGTACACCACGACCAACGGCTATCCCTACGCCTCCCGTACGACGCTGGGGGACACCACTGCCGACTCGCTGACCACCAACCAGCGTGCGGTCGTCGCGCAGCAGAACCAGGTCAACTACATCCGCAACTCGGTGAAGGCCACCGTCGACGCGTACGACGGCACGGTCAACCTGTACCAGTGGGACACCAAGGACCCGGTGCTGAAGACCTGGATGAAGGCGTTCCCGGGCACGGTGAAGGCGAAGGACAAGATCTCGCCGGACCTCAAGGCCCATCTGCGGTACCCGCAGGACATGTTCAAGGTGCAGCGCGAGCTGCTCACCCGGTACCACGTCACCCAGCCCGAGCAGTTCTACAGCGGCAGTGACGCCTGGCAGGTGCCGGACGACCCGACGAACAAGGACACCAGCGCCGTTCCGCCGTACTACCTGAGCCTCAAGATGCCCGGGGACAAGGCGCAGAAGTTCTCTCTGACGACGACGTTCACGCCGGCCGGACGCCCCAACCTGGGTGCGTTCATGGCGGTCGACGCCGATGCCAACAGCGAAAAGTACGGCACGATGAGGCTGTTGAGAGTCACCGAGACGGTGCAGGGGCCACAGCAGGTGCAGAGTGAGCTCAACGGTGTGCCGGAGGTCGCGACCTTCGTCAGGGACCTCAGAGGCACCGACTCCGACATCGAGTACGGCAACCTGCTGACGGTGCCGCTGGACGGCGGGTTCCTCTACATCGAGCCGGTGTACGCGCGAGGCGGCAGTGCGAACTATCCGCTGCTGAAGAAGGTCGCCGTCGCCTACGGCGGAGGCAAACCGGTCTTCAAGGACAGTCTCACGGAGGCACTCAACGCGGTCTTCGAGGAGGGCGGCGCCGAGCCACCGACGACGACACCGCCACCGGGCGACACCACCAAGCCGCCGCCGGCGACCGGTGACGCAGCGTTGAAGGCCGCCATCGCGGACGCCCAGAAGGCGTACGACGATGCCCAGGCGGCGCTCGACAAGAAGCCGACGGACTGGGAGGCGTACGGCAAGGCGCAGGCTGCCCTGCAGGACGCGCTGGAGCGGGCGGCAGGCGCTCAGAGCAAGCCCGGTCCGACGACTACCCCCAAGGGCGGCTGAGCAGGGACCATCCCGCGTCGTGGTACGGTTGCAACACAACGACGCGGGGTGGAGCAGCTCGGTAGCTCGCTGGGCTCATAACCCAGAGGTCGCAGGTTCAAATCCTGTCCCCGCTACTGAAAAAGAACAGGGCCCGAATCCTTTGAGGATTCGGGCCCTGTTCGTGCGTATGTGCTGCGGTGAGAACTGTGTGCCGCGCGGGGCGAGTTGGGTCCGGTCGTGTTTGACTTGTCCATCTGTGGGCATGTCGACAAAACGCTGAAGTGACCTCACTGGCTGCGGTATACCAGGTGTACGCGGGTTGCGGGTGGTGCGACGATGGAATTTATGGGGGACAGGGCAACACTGTTGAAGACAGGGCGGTTTGTGCGGCGGCATGCCGGAAGCGTGGCGGACGCGAGCAGCGGGGGCGACGCTGTTGACAACGTTGACAACGCCGGCGGTGGTGAAGGCGTCGACTCGGTTTCCGTGGAGACCGCGGGGAGTGAGGCGGGTCACCGGCGTGCCGCCGACGGCGGCGACACCGCGTCCATGAGCGTGCTCGGCGCGCTGCTGCTGCGCCGCGGAGACCTCGACGGCGCCGAGCCCTACCTGCGTGGTGCGACCGCCGACGGCGACCGCGCCGCCGCCAACAATCTCGGTGTCCTCCTCCATCAGCGTGGGTACGCCGACGAGGCGGCGGGGTGGTGGCGTATCGCGGCCGTCGCCGGCTCCGCGGCGGCGGCGCACGCCCTGGGGCGTCACTTCCGTGAGCGTGGCGACGAGCCCGCCGCGGAGTACTGGCTGCGCCAGTCCGCCGAACAGGGCCACGCGCTGGGCGCGTACGCCCTCGCCGATCTTCTGGAGCACCGCAGCGACGCGGGCGCGGAGCGCTGGCTGCGCGCGGCGGCCGAGCAGGGCCACCGCGAAGCGGCGTACCGGCTGGCCCGCACGCTGGAGCGGCTGGCGGCGGAGGAGGCTCGCCCGGGCGAGGACGTGGGCCTGCGGATGGGGCGCGAGGGACGTGCGGGACGGGCCAGCGAGGTCGGCCAGGACGGCGTGAAGCCCGACGGCGTGAAGTCCGACGGCGCGGGCGCGGGTCGTGCCGGGCGTGCTGGAGGGGTCCCGGTCGGTCGGGACGACGTGAAGCCCGACGGCGCGGGAACGGGAACGGGCACAGGCGCGGGCACGGACGGTGAGCACGACGTCGAGCTGTCCGCGCTCGACGAAGCCGTGCAGTGGTACCGGCAGGCCGCGGCCCGCGGGCACCGGCGGGCCGCGCTGCACCTCGGCGCGATCCTCGAGGAGCGTGGTGAGTTCAAGGAGGCCGGTCGCTGGTACCTCACCGCAGCCAAGGACGGAGAGGCCCGCGCAGCCTGCGCGCTCGGGTTCCTGCTCCGGGACGCGGGCGACGAGGAGAGCGCCGCCGTCTGGTGGCTGCGTGCCGCGCAGGAGGGTGACGGCAACGCCGCCAACGCCCTCGGCGCGCTGCACGCCGCGCGTGGGGAGCAGCAGACCGCCGAGCGCTGGTATCGCGCCGCCATGGAC
This portion of the Streptomyces sp. NBC_01750 genome encodes:
- a CDS encoding NUDIX hydrolase, yielding MSLHDDAVLVLKGYEDQEELRQVYLDHLAAHPDGMWKACRAGHLTASALVVDPERGRALLTLHKKLGMWLQMGGHCEPDDATLALAALREATEESGIHGLTLLPGGPVRLDRHAIPAPCHWHLDVQYAALAPAGAVEEISEESLDLRWFAYDEVAGVADESVVRLLERTRAAL
- a CDS encoding SDR family oxidoreductase is translated as MSSPDPQVRAARNQSTPASGRGSHGRGPVVAVTGAASGVGDLLVRRLAASEEIKQVVAIDERRGEVSEAHWHILDVRDPAIAEKLRGADVVVHLALDLDLETDSAARTAYNVRGTQTVLTAAAAAGVHRVVLCTSAMVYGALPDNDIPLSEDAELRATAEATGVGDLLEIERLGRRAPRAHPGLNVTVVRPAVLVGGTDTALTRYFESPRLLVVAGSRPTWQFCHVEDLVSALEYAALEKVDGELAVGCDGWLEQEEVEELSGIRRMELPSAVALGAAARLHRIGLTPSPAGDLAYTMHPWVVSVSRLHDAGWRPQWTNEEVLAALLEEVEGRHTVAGRRLGRKDATAAGAAGATVALLGTAALVRRARKARRRI
- a CDS encoding tetratricopeptide repeat protein; the protein is MEFMGDRATLLKTGRFVRRHAGSVADASSGGDAVDNVDNAGGGEGVDSVSVETAGSEAGHRRAADGGDTASMSVLGALLLRRGDLDGAEPYLRGATADGDRAAANNLGVLLHQRGYADEAAGWWRIAAVAGSAAAAHALGRHFRERGDEPAAEYWLRQSAEQGHALGAYALADLLEHRSDAGAERWLRAAAEQGHREAAYRLARTLERLAAEEARPGEDVGLRMGREGRAGRASEVGQDGVKPDGVKSDGAGAGRAGRAGGVPVGRDDVKPDGAGTGTGTGAGTDGEHDVELSALDEAVQWYRQAAARGHRRAALHLGAILEERGEFKEAGRWYLTAAKDGEARAACALGFLLRDAGDEESAAVWWLRAAQEGDGNAANALGALHAARGEQQTAERWYRAAMDAGDINGAYNLGLLCAAQDRTPQAEQWYRRAAYAGHREAANALAVLLLQAGDATGAEPWFSKAAEAGSVDAAFNLGILYVGRDDDRTALTWYERAAAAGHTEAALQVGIALLRDGHEQAAERHLRCAAGGGSAEAAFRLATVLDSRQSLPGPPALGEATAEKSECEEWYERAAEQGHRRAQVRVGMLAAARGDMVDAARWYREAAEAGSRNGAFNLGLLLAREGNEREAALWWCRAARAGHGRAALRLALLAARRGELTEGQRWCARAVELGPAEVAERAARLREALHQELTA
- a CDS encoding molybdenum cofactor biosynthesis protein MoaE, which gives rise to MASRYDHPGEQAADDPIRLLAIRDTPLSLDEVFAAVGDDAAGGTALFVGTVRNHDGGADVDTLGYSCHPTAEAEMRRIAEKVTVDFPVRALAAVHRVGDLEVGDLAVVVAVSCPHRGEAFEACRKLIDDLKHEVPIWKHQKFSDGTEEWVGAC
- a CDS encoding AIM24 family protein, giving the protein MQSPLFSYTEQQSQDRYTVQNPQLLRVSLTGHDDVLARKGAMVAYQGLMDFDGEYQSNNQRRARANTGEGLDLMRCSGQGTVYLANLAQYIHVVDVEQEGMTVDSAYVLALDSTLHTEVIAVDSQYGISGSGKYQLNISGRGKVALMTSGQPLMMQVTPDKYINVDADAIVAWSSALRVQMQAQTHSSGVRRRRGSTGEGWELSFLGQGFALVQPSEVMPPQSAEIGQGLRAQYGVGQHGAHAQNQNNAWN
- a CDS encoding YlbL family protein, with amino-acid sequence MPRRTATMLASTLVFIALLCAGVFIPVPYSEMSPGPTVNTLGAAGGEPVLQISGRKTYPTTGHLNMTTVRVTGADYKMNIVEAVYGWLAHDNVVVPHDTLYPDGKTEEQSTQENAEEFTQSQESAKVAALEQLRIPVKSRVVVSTVLKDTPSENRLHAGDVIRAVDGTPVKEPADVAKLVVKHKPGQDVAFTIVPAKDAAAAEKAGKEPRTTEKVTITTVKSGKGDRAIVGIQAGTDHTFPFGIDINLADVGGPSAGLMFALGIVDKLTPQDLTGGKFVAGTGTIDDKGKVGPIGGIEMKLVGARNAGAQYFLTPVDNCAAAASDIPDGLTLVKVNTIADAATSLQKIKSGDTAALPACAPS
- a CDS encoding UPF0182 family membrane protein encodes the protein MPDRGGGPTGPRIRVGRPSRRVRTLLMTLGVLAVLAMAFVMFAGFWTDWLWYRSVKYSSVFTTTLWTKIGLFAVFGLLMATAVGVNIWLAHRLRPPLSAMSLEQQSLDRYRMSIAPYKKWVLLAITALVGLIAGASATGQWRTWLMWVNGVSFGQKDPQFHMDVSFYAFDLPWYRFLLGFGFAAAVLSLIAAALTHYLYGGLRITSPGARATGAATGHLSVLLGVFVSLKAVAYWLDRYGLAVKSSDFKATGNWTGLRFVDANAYLPAKTILFCIAVICALLFFATLWRRTWQLPVIGFGLMVLSAILIGGLYPAIVQKFQVQPNEQAKESPYIKKNIEATRHAYGIDNANPEDYSGKGDPKRKAQQRADAPTAASYRLVDSNVVSPAFQQLQQERKYYQFPATLDVDRYPGTDGKPQDTVIGLRELNIKGIQKRNWINDHFTYTHGYGAIAAKGTNTITDPDKGTVGSPDFTESGLPTSGQLGKYEQRIYYGEKTEQYSIVGGPQKELDYEKNGEETTSYKGKSGVNLSSPLNRAAYAVAFSEPQILYSGAVGEGSRILYNRTPKERVEAVAPWLTIDGDAYPAVVDGRIQWIVDAYTTTNGYPYASRTTLGDTTADSLTTNQRAVVAQQNQVNYIRNSVKATVDAYDGTVNLYQWDTKDPVLKTWMKAFPGTVKAKDKISPDLKAHLRYPQDMFKVQRELLTRYHVTQPEQFYSGSDAWQVPDDPTNKDTSAVPPYYLSLKMPGDKAQKFSLTTTFTPAGRPNLGAFMAVDADANSEKYGTMRLLRVTETVQGPQQVQSELNGVPEVATFVRDLRGTDSDIEYGNLLTVPLDGGFLYIEPVYARGGSANYPLLKKVAVAYGGGKPVFKDSLTEALNAVFEEGGAEPPTTTPPPGDTTKPPPATGDAALKAAIADAQKAYDDAQAALDKKPTDWEAYGKAQAALQDALERAAGAQSKPGPTTTPKGG
- a CDS encoding PPA1309 family protein, coding for MSNDSSSGPPTAASPLTRAVLEIDEYASGLGWDQPARLFALVDTAHLRSQEPGLAAQLGLDSDEAAAPLTPIEQDEIPAGKALDEFLATIAWPEAVAGCALTVERLMLPPSAESSVPDGLDEAALTKWVAGHPKRQEVRMTVAVLRDGARESAVRLREKDSPTEVLTGSDLVPGLAEALAATFEA
- a CDS encoding zinc-dependent metalloprotease codes for the protein MSDTPFGFGLPPEEPENGDEGKKKDPAGGGQGSGGQFPTNPFGFGGGGGDNPFAAMFGSLNPNDLGAAFQQLGQMLSYEGGPVNWDMAKQIARQTVSQGTPDGTKDQSVGPAERTAVEEAVRLADLWLDGATSLPSGANTAVAWSRAEWVEATLPAWQQLVDPVAERVGLAMGDVLPEEMQAMAGPLIGMMRSMGGAMFGQQIGQAVGVLAGEVVGSTDIGLPLGPAGKAALLPLNIEVFGKDLGVPKEEVRLYLALREAAHQRLFAHVPWLRSHLFGAVEGYARGIKVDTSKLEDVVGQFDPTHPEQLQEALQQGMFQPEDTAEQKAALARLETALALVEGWVDAVVHEAASTRLTSADALRETLRRRRASGGPAEQTFATLIGLQLRPRRLRDASRLWASLTDARGVDGRDGLWEHPDMLPTATDLDDPDGFVHREQLDFSELDKMLGEAAGGSGKPKLDKDDLKKDDPQKGTKDDEGDKDQ